The region CCTTGACTAAAACACCTTTTTTTGAGGCTCCACCTATTCCACCGAAGAAACTCAAAGGAATTGAAATAACTAAAGCACACGGACAGGATACCACAAGGAATGCTAGTGCTCTATATATCCAATCACTAAAAGTCGCCCCGTCTATAACAAGAGGTGGTATAATAGCTAGAAAAACTGCAATTATAACCACAACCGGTGTATAATATCTCGCAAACTTCGTAATAAATTGTTCTGAATTGGATTTTTTACTACTTGCATTTTCAACTAAATCAAGAATTTTACTTACAGTAGATTCCCCAAATTCCTTGGTAACCTCTGCTGTAATAACCCCATTAATGTTGATGCACCCACTTAGGATATCACTTCCAACTTCTACTTCACGAGGAACAGATTCGCCTGTTAGTGCCGATGTATCAATCATTGAACTTCCCTCAATTACCTTACCATCAAGAGGAATTTTTTCTCCTGCTTTAATTACAATAATATCTCCAATTTGTACTTCATCTGGGTCAACTTTGACAAGTTCATCACCTTTTTTAACATTTGCATAATCTGGTCGAATATCCATAAGGCTTGCAATTGACTTTCTCGACTTGCCAACTGCATAGCTTTGAAACAGTTCTCCAACTTGATAAAACAGCATAACTGCAACACCTTCAGGATACTCACCAATAAAAAATGCACCAATTGTTGCAATACTCATTAAAAAATTTTCATCGAAAACTTGACCTTTAAAAATATTTTTTACAGCTCTTTTTACAACATCTCCACCTACAATAATGTAACTTATTATAAAGAAAGCAATCTGTAACCATTCGTTATTTAAACTAAGCAATACTGCTGTAGCTAACACGGCTGCACCAATAATTATTCGCCATAGTCGTTTTGTCATACTAAATATCCTCCTTTAAGCCTTTTTCATAGTTGTATCGGGTTCGATTTTTTTAACTATTTTTTCGGCCTCTCCTATTATTGTTGGCATTTTTTCATCCTCACCATCAATAACAAGTTTTGTAGTCATAAAGTTAACAGTAGCTTCTTTCACTCCATCAAGCTCATTAATAGCCTTTTCCATTTTTGCCGCGCAATTTGCACAATCTAAACCTTCAAGTATAAATTTCTTTTTCATTATTAAATCCTCCTAAATATTATTTGTAATTTTATTTTGAATACTACAAGTCTTTTTCAAATTTTCTTGAAGCATTGCTCATTTGAAATGAAGACTTAAATGTATGCCCAAATATCTTCAAAAAACATTCTATTCTACCGCATTACTACTTCTCGTTGATATGAATTAGACCTTGGTCAAATATTTCTCTTACATGATCATCAACTAATGAATAATATACTACTTTGCCTTCTTTTCTGTTTTTCACTAAATTAGCTTGTTTTAAGACTCTCAGCTGATGGGAAATTGCTGATTGTGTCATGTTAAGTAATACAGCGATATCACAAACACACATTTCAGCTTCATGTAAAGCCCATAATATCCTGATTCGTGTTGAATCTCCAAATACTTTAAATAATTCTGCTAGATCATAAAGGCTTTCTTCTTGAGGCATTTTATCTATAACTTGATTTACAATATCCTCATGAATTACATTGCAGTCACATCTTTCAATTGAATTAAATTTTTTAGTCATATTATCACCTCTTTTTAAATCATTTCATCTGATTACTTGGACAAGCATTCATACGTTGTATATTTATTATATTATTTTTTTCTCTTGTGTCAATAGTTATATGAGCATTTATTCAAGTTTTTTTTATATTATTTAAAATATCTCAAAAACATCTACTAAGACATTAGTACAGTCCTTTCTAGGTATCCTGT is a window of Streptobacillus felis DNA encoding:
- a CDS encoding cation transporter; the protein is MKKKFILEGLDCANCAAKMEKAINELDGVKEATVNFMTTKLVIDGEDEKMPTIIGEAEKIVKKIEPDTTMKKA
- a CDS encoding ArsR/SmtB family transcription factor, with amino-acid sequence MTKKFNSIERCDCNVIHEDIVNQVIDKMPQEESLYDLAELFKVFGDSTRIRILWALHEAEMCVCDIAVLLNMTQSAISHQLRVLKQANLVKNRKEGKVVYYSLVDDHVREIFDQGLIHINEK